The following is a genomic window from Malus sylvestris chromosome 7, drMalSylv7.2, whole genome shotgun sequence.
TGTCCTTAGTTTCTTGAGCACCATATCTTCCTTTGCTCCAGTTTTTGGATTCCTTTGGACACTTTAGAGTTCAAGGCTTTGTATGATGGTGCCAATTGCATGAGATGTTGCTTAATGATCATGAGATGTGCTAATTATCGCTTTGTTGCAAATTTCAGATGTTAAACTTCTGATGGAACTATGCAAACAGATGACGGCAGAAACAGTTTCGGCAACAAGAAGTAAGAATGTGCCAGGTGAAAAGCCCCAAGATACAAGGGCTTTTGCAAAGCCATCAGAAAATAAGTTTCCAACAGGTGTATCCACTGAAAAGCAGCGGGCTGAAGATGGTCAGACTCAAGGGACATATATTGTTGGTGGGTCTGCGTTCGGCTGGAATTTCATTACCTTTGTAGGCGAAGAACCAGTCTACTACGGAATAACAAAGGAGTCATTTCGAGCTAATGGCAGCAAAGAAACAGTTCAGACTATGGAATAAAAAAGGGAGTCATTTTGAGTTAAAGGCAGCAAGAAACAGTTATGTAATCCTACCATTAGCATATTGACTGGGTGCTGGCAAAAACTTTTAATCCAACCCCATGGTCCCCATCATAGAGAAGAAAGGGGGATTTGATGGATGGTTTGATCAATTCAAAAGGATGTAATGTTTTCATTAGAATGGGTTATTCAGCATGATTCTTCAAAAAGGATCAGTGGACATATTGTAACATTGCGATCGGTTTAGTATGTGATATTTTCGATGAATTTCTTtggaagaaattggaaaaaaaatggatggtGACGGGCTGTCTGAGAAGTATCTTCGCTGGAGATACGATACTATTATCTTGCCATCAGACAAGTGATCTGCAAGGACATCAACTGAAAACAGTTGCCGGGTGTCAAGCGCGCATGCAGCAGGCTCAGGTGCAAACCTAGACCAAGGTGAGCCTTCTGCTGCCATGTTTCTTTCCATTGCAGCTCCAGTTGCAGAAGAGTCTATTAACAATCAACAATGAGCCCCAAAATTTGGATATTCCTCTCTCTAAACATATGCTTTTGCACAAGGGTGATTCTGTGGACTCCCGACTATGAAGACAAAAGCATTTATGAACATATGTTTAGAGAACGGTTTATGAACGTGTAGCCAAGTTGGCTAAAGCAATATGCTCCCCTTGAACATGCCCCCAAAGTCGAATCCCACTCCCCATTgtttagattagattagaatatTGCACGAATTAGAAACGCTAGATGTAGCCCCAAACTCAAGCCCCACGATTATGCACCAAGCACTTGTTCAAATAATATTTATCTTTTTTACCATAACATTCCACCTACTAAAGCATGCACCGACTATCTCGCTTTCAAAGGGACTAACTTTCATCCCAGGTTCATTGCATTACTTTTGAAAGTTGTGGTTTTGATAtacaatgacaaaataaaaggtaaaatgaatagtatcaaaacagattttttaatgtaaaaatgtggattttcattaaagtgaacatcacagaaagcttttcgttaaagttccttattTTTATAGGTTAGATGGGCTCTCCACTAGGATTTCAATACCTTGGTGCATCGGAAAGTCAATTTATGAATCATGGTGTCTAGTGGAATTATTGTATGGTTAATAATTGATGTACTTATCAAACGTGATTTTCATATTGAATTTGTTAGGCTAtgataatgagtatatataacAAATGGTTATATTTTGAGAGGCCAGACAAGCATAAATACAGTTGTTTTGTTGTACGTACATGCTTATTATTAGTTTGGTTGTGGttcttgttttgatttatttgccCTAAGTTATTGTGTTTCTTGGTCTTAATTTGACGCTAACGAACATGGTTTCAAAGTAACAAAATAACTGATGAACGACTGAAAATGCAGGATTTTATATAATAAATGCAAGCAACTAAAGAAAATAGGATCGGATATTACAACGCAGGTATACATGTAGAAAAACCAGATGGTCGCTGGCCGAATCTAATCTTGTCAAGATTTGGTTTTTAACGAAGATATTGAAAGACCGGTGCTGGGATGTTCTTAGGGTTAATGTATCAAATCTTGATTGAACTATATGTCTGCTTTTCTCTTTGTAGCTTTGATTAATAAGTTTCTGCAAGTTTCTcaagaaaatttaataataaaatgataACACTAAGTAAAAGGGGATTAAAGGGACCTAATTAAATTAACCCCTCAAAGATAATCTGAATAACATCATTGCAAAAACAAACACGCCCCTAAATCAAGCACAACACTTTCACCAAATCATAACTTCTAATTGCACTCTTCTATCTCCTTCTCCGGCTGAAGGGGAGCATGGCTTGCGAACGGTAGATGCACGAGCTGAAAATATTGAGAAAAACCACAGCATATATTAGTTACAAATTCAAAGACAATTAGACAGACCAAATTCATATTAATCATGATAGCAATGATGCCATATCATCACACTATAGTTATGTGGAAGAGTACTTACAATTTACCCATAAACCATTCTTCATCGCCTAATCAACGCCACCCTCACATAAAGCCAGTCGTATACACAGTTCAAGAGCTTGAAGTATATGTATCTCCATGACCTGATGAACATTAAACTCCCACAACTCCCCAAAATCCAACAACAAACCCAAGTGCCAAACTCACAAAAAATCCCAGTGTTATAAACCCATCATTGTCTTCAACTTGATCCCTAAACACGGGTGGCTCCTCTGGACTTGTTTCCTCTAGAGAGCACAACTGTTGAAGTGGAATTCCACAAAGTAGAGGATTCCCAGCAAAAGCAGAGGGATCATAGTTTTGGAGCCGAGTCCCCATTGGAATTCTTCCAAACAGGTTGTTGTTTGACAGGTCCAACTTACCAAGGCCAGATATTTGAAAAAGACTTGTTGGAATTGTACCATGTATTTGGTTGTTTGACAAATCAAGCGAATCTAATGACTGCAATTTCCCGATCTCTGGAGTTATTTGACCTGTTAAATTGTTTCTCGACAAGTTTAAAGAAACCAACCCAACAAGATCAGCGATTTCATTAGGAATCTCCCCAGTTAATTGATTGCTCGATAGATGAATACTCTTTACAAGCCCCAAAGTACTTTTGTATTTGGACATTATGCCTTTCCATATCAAGGATGTTTCATCTTCATAAACGCTGCGCCAGGAAAACTTGCTGTTGGTACCGCCAAACTCAAGATGGACAGTTAGATTTGAATTTCCTATTTCTGTCAATTTAGTCAAATTGCTGAAGCATTTGGGTATACTTCCAGAGATATTGTTTATCGAGAGATCTAGGATTTGAATCTGTTTTAGATTACATAAGTGCAGGGGAATGTTTCCATAAAAGTGATTAGAACGGAGGATAAGGATAGCCAACTTTGGAAGTTCAACCCCTAACCATTTAGGTAACATTCCTGATAAATTATTGTGTCCAACATCAAAGACTACGAGCCTTGTCCAATTCTTTAAGGATGAAGGCAATTCTCCCACAAATCTATTCTTATTCAGCTTCAATGTATGAATTGAAAATAAAGAGCCCATTGTGGTAGGAATTTTTCCAAAAAGAGCATTGTTACTCAAATCAAGAATGGCTAGATTTGCAAAATTTGTCCAGCAATTAGGAATTTGTATGTGTAAATTGTTGTTTGAGAGATCAAGATAGGTTAAATTACTAACCTTGTCTGGGCACAAGAAAGAAATTAACCCTGAAAACTTATTGTTGGAGAGATCGAGAAACGACACTTTGGAAAGGAATGAAGGGATCGGACCTTCCAATTGGTTCCTACTCAAATTCACTCGAATAATGAAAGATGAGGGAAACTCAAATCCTGAGTCAGGTATTATTCCTCTAATTTGGTTGTTGGAGACATCTATATATAAATAATCTTCTTCTGGATAATGAGACAGCCCGTCCCAAAACCAACTTGGAAGGATATCAGAAATTCCTGTATTAGAAATTTCAAGAATCTGATAATTTTTTTGAGTTTGAAGCCATTTGGGAAAATGTGGACCCATCTTGCAAGAGCCCAATGCTATGTAATCCAATTGGAAAGGAGGAACCCAATTAGAATTGAAGCTTAAAGCTAGTGAGTTGGAGGACAAATCCAAATGAGTTAATCtggagagattggagaaatgGCTCTCTGAAACCAACCCTTCCAAAGTGTTGTTGTAAAGGAACAATCGTTGCAGATTACATAACCTGGAAAAAGATTTCGGAATCCCTCCTTCAATTTGGTTATCAGAGAGATAAAGATACGCAAGAGAGCTCATGTGTCCTAAAACATGGGGAATCGAACCAGTTAATTGGTTGTAAGAGAGTTTGAGAATAACAAGGTTGGTACTGTAGTTTGACAACcataaaaatattgaagaagtaaGTTGGTTGGAAGAGAGGTCAACATGAGCAAGAGACTTAGAAGAATTTATGTTAAAAAGAGTACTGGAATGAATAAGAGGAGAAGGAAGACCACATCCAGCCAATGACAAGTTTGTAAGTTTAGGGAGCATATTAATTGCTTCCAGCCAGTCATAAGAATTACTGAGATTGCTCCCACTGAGATCCAAATAGGTTAACGATGAAAGGCGAGGGAGCCATGAATTAAGATTTTCAACACTAGCAAAGTCATTGTCGCTGAGATCGAGATATTGCAAGTGGGTAAGGTTTCCAACCTGACTTGATAATCGACCACCAAGAGCTACACGGGGATCAAGTTTGACAACATGGCCGGTATATTTGTCGCAGTAGACTCCTTCCCATATGCAACACTCTTGTTTTTGGGCTTCGCTTCCCCAGGAAGAGAGGAGACTGTAATCAACCACAAGGCCTCGTTTGAAAGCAAGGAGTGCTTCCCTTTCTCTCTGTATGCACCTGATCACCTTGGGCACCTTAGCAATATCCCTGTGGCCAACTACTCCAGAAGAAATATTACTGAAATCCATGGATAGGGAATGGTTGCAACATTGTAACATAATTAGCACAGCAAATATTGAAGCATGAAATAGTTTGAAGCACATAATTCCCTCGCCCTGCATCTCAACAACAAtgaaagaaaaagtatttaCGCTCTGTTAACGGAAATTAATTTGGAAGAAGATTGCAACACTgcaagtgtatatatatacaaatataaagTTGCCTTTTACAAATAACTCGAGTGGCCACTTATTCACTTGACTTGACTTGTTACTGCACCTTCTAGCTTCTCCAAGGCCAAGGGATGAAAAAGAAAGTTGGGTAATGAAAAAGAAAGTCGGGTGAAATGGGTTTCGATCAGTCAATATCATTACAACTCCACAAGTGGAAGAAATACATGTGGAGAGTCTGGACGTCTGGAAGAAATACATGGAATCCAACCGGAAAGGAGGAATCCAATCAGAACAATCCACAAGTCTAGACGTGTGGAAGAAACAGGTAAAAGGACAAAATATATATCTTGCCCACAAGTCCAGACGTGTGGAAGAAACAGGTAAAATGACACAATATGTATTCTTGTCCACAAGTCTAGACGTGTGGAAGAAACAAGTAAAAGCGACACAATATGTATTATTGTTAGGTGTGACTTGACTTCACTCCACACAAGTGGCCTGGAATTACTACACAACAATCGTGTTAAAGAGCATCCAAGtatataaaaaaactaataCATGATGACTCGTCTCTTCAAAACATTGATAACATCTGCAAAGACCGCATCAACAATCAACACAAATCCGCGTTGAGTGTTTGATCCGTTTATGTTTTAGAAGCCTGTTTTGTACTCGTAATTCACATTATTTGGACCCGgctaaaaaacacaaaaaccatCTTTCAACCCTTGAGAGAACAAATTCACATTTATTTTCCATAAGGGTGTGAAAATCTCCTCAAATTTATGTAAAGCAATTAGAAAGGAGGAATCCAATTAGAACCAAAGCTTAAAGTTGGAGGAGAAATCCAGACGTCAATCTGGAGAGTCGCCAGAAATGACATTCTGAAATCCCCCTTCAAATTCGTTAGTTAAATAAAAGAGAGATCTAGATATGCAAGAGAGCTCATGTTTCCAATGACATTGGGAATTAAGCCAGTTAATTAGTTGTCAGAGAGGACAACACGAACAAGAGATTTAGAAGAATTTAAGGTAATTAGAGAAGGAAGACTGCATTCAGCCAATGCCAAGTTCCTAAGACCTGGAGTTTATTAGTTGCTTCCAGCCATTCATAACCATTAATGAGATTGCTCCAAGTCAAGTCCAAACATGTTAAACAAGAAATAAGAGGAAGACATGAATTGGGATTTTCAGCATTCGTAATGTCATTACCTGTAAGATCATAATATGCAACAGTGTTGAGTTTTCCAACCTGACTAGGAAGTTGACCACCAAAAGAAGCATAAGAGAGATTAAGATATCTTAAACTTAAGAGAAGCAATGACATATGGAATTTGGCTCACAATGAAGTTAATATCCCAAAGGTCCAAATACTTCAAATGCTACAACTCAATCAGTTTTAGGACTCGTCGTCTTACTTCACAAATATCACCAACGAACTTCCAGTCTCCTTTCCGATCAAatgagtgataggagcatatttatgcaacttagttaacttattttcttgcattttcatagctagtttctacttattatagtgttttaatctattttcatgtgtttgtaggtccaaatgacaaagttggcaagaaactGCAATTTGAagcatt
Proteins encoded in this region:
- the LOC126628743 gene encoding uncharacterized protein LOC126628743, with amino-acid sequence MEEEPKPAESTATEILPIPPSSAEVLPPQAPPSSLPPKSKKRPLENDAHFSNSSTLYKIRAVLKEVRPHFLEVLGTPDFRTCKSSEEIQEYVKLLMELCKQMTAETVSATRSKNVPGEKPQDTRAFAKPSENKFPTGVSTEKQRAEDGQTQGTYIVGGSAFGWNFITFVGEEPVYYGITKESFRANGSKETVQTME
- the LOC126628741 gene encoding receptor-like protein EIX1 isoform X1: MQGEGIMCFKLFHASIFAVLIMLQCCNHSLSMDFSNISSGVVGHRDIAKVPKVIRCIQREREALLAFKRGLVVDYSLLSSWGSEAQKQECCIWEGVYCDKYTGHVVKLDPRVALGGRLSSQVGNLTHLQYLDLSDNDFASVENLNSWLPRLSSLTYLDLSGSNLSNSYDWLEAINMLPKLTNLSLAGCGLPSPLIHSSTLFNINSSKSLAHVDLSSNQLTSSIFLWLSNYSTNLVILKLSYNQLTGSIPHVLGHMSSLAYLYLSDNQIEGGIPKSFSRLCNLQRLFLYNNTLEGLVSESHFSNLSRLTHLDLSSNSLALSFNSNWVPPFQLDYIALGSCKMGPHFPKWLQTQKNYQILEISNTGISDILPSWFWDGLSHYPEEDYLYIDVSNNQIRGIIPDSGFEFPSSFIIRVNLSRNQLEGPIPSFLSKVSFLDLSNNKFSGLISFLCPDKVSNLTYLDLSNNNLHIQIPNCWTNFANLAILDLSNNALFGKIPTTMGSLFSIHTLKLNKNRFVGELPSSLKNWTRLVVFDVGHNNLSGMLPKWLGVELPKLAILILRSNHFYGNIPLHLCNLKQIQILDLSINNISGSIPKCFSNLTKLTEIGNSNLTVHLEFGGTNSKFSWRSVYEDETSLIWKGIMSKYKSTLGLVKSIHLSSNQLTGEIPNEIADLVGLVSLNLSRNNLTGQITPEIGKLQSLDSLDLSNNQIHGTIPTSLFQISGLGKLDLSNNNLFGRIPMGTRLQNYDPSAFAGNPLLCGIPLQQLCSLEETSPEEPPVFRDQVEDNDGFITLGFFVSLALGFVVGFWGVVGV
- the LOC126628741 gene encoding receptor-like protein EIX1 isoform X2, translated to MQGEGIMCFKLFHASIFAVLIMLQCCNHSLSMDFSNISSGVVGHRDIAKVPKVIRCIQREREALLAFKRGLVVDYSLLSSWGSEAQKQECCIWEGVYCDKYTGHVVKLDPRVALGGRLSSQVGNLTHLQYLDLSDNDFASVENLNSWLPRLSSLTYLDLSGSNLSNSYDWLEAINMLPKLTNLSLAGCGLPSPLIHSSTLFNINSSKSLVILKLSYNQLTGSIPHVLGHMSSLAYLYLSDNQIEGGIPKSFSRLCNLQRLFLYNNTLEGLVSESHFSNLSRLTHLDLSSNSLALSFNSNWVPPFQLDYIALGSCKMGPHFPKWLQTQKNYQILEISNTGISDILPSWFWDGLSHYPEEDYLYIDVSNNQIRGIIPDSGFEFPSSFIIRVNLSRNQLEGPIPSFLSKVSFLDLSNNKFSGLISFLCPDKVSNLTYLDLSNNNLHIQIPNCWTNFANLAILDLSNNALFGKIPTTMGSLFSIHTLKLNKNRFVGELPSSLKNWTRLVVFDVGHNNLSGMLPKWLGVELPKLAILILRSNHFYGNIPLHLCNLKQIQILDLSINNISGSIPKCFSNLTKLTEIGNSNLTVHLEFGGTNSKFSWRSVYEDETSLIWKGIMSKYKSTLGLVKSIHLSSNQLTGEIPNEIADLVGLVSLNLSRNNLTGQITPEIGKLQSLDSLDLSNNQIHGTIPTSLFQISGLGKLDLSNNNLFGRIPMGTRLQNYDPSAFAGNPLLCGIPLQQLCSLEETSPEEPPVFRDQVEDNDGFITLGFFVSLALGFVVGFWGVVGV